A section of the Acanthopagrus latus isolate v.2019 chromosome 20, fAcaLat1.1, whole genome shotgun sequence genome encodes:
- the LOC119010213 gene encoding protein Tob1-like yields the protein MQLEIQVALNFIISYLYNKLPRRRVNIFGEELERQLKKKYEGHWYLDKPYKGSGFRCIHVGEKVDPVVEQAAKESGLDIEDVRNNLPQDLSVWIDPFEVSYQIGEKGPVKVLYVDDNNENGSELDKEIKNSFNPEAQVFMPISDPVGASSESSSPSPPFGQSAAVSPSFMPRSTQPLTFTTATFAATKFGSTKMKSSGRGNNANSGSSSKVARTSPTNNLGLNVNTLLKQKAISTSMHSLYGLSLGQQQQQQQKASALSPNAKEFVFPSLQGQASPGAVFPGEGSLGLGPLQYNNAFEMFAAYGSLNDKSLMDGLNFSLSNMQYSNQQFQPVMAN from the coding sequence ATGCAGCTTGAAATTCAAGTAGCTCTCAACTTTATTATTTCCTATTTATACAACAAACTCCCTCGACGACGTGTGAATATCTTTGGCGAAGAGCTTGAGAGGCAGCTGAAGAAAAAGTATGAAGGCCACTGGTATCTGGATAAGCCATATAAAGGTTCAGGGTTCAGGTGCATTCATGTAGGGGAGAAGGTGGACCCTGTGGTGGAGCAGGCAGCCAAAGAGAGCGGGTTAGACATCGAAGACGTCCGGAATAATCTCCCTCAGGACCTTAGTGTGTGGATCGATCCGTTTGAGGTTTCCTACCAGATCGGCGAGAAGGGACCGGTCAAGGTGCTATATGTGGATGATAACAATGAGAATGGGTCAGAGTTGGACAAGGAAATCAAGAACAGCTTTAATCCCGAGGCCCAGGTCTTCATGCCAATCAGCGACCCTGTTGGGGCTTCCTCAGAGTCCAGctccccttcccctcctttcgggcagtctgctgctgtgagtCCCTCCTTCATGCCACGCTCCACCCAGCCCTTAACCTTCACCACTGCCACCTTTGCTGCCACCAAATTCGGCTCCACTAAGATGAAGAGCAGTGGCCGTGGCAACAATGCCAACAGTGGCAGTAGCAGCAAGGTGGCCCGCACCTCCCCTACTAATAACCTGGGTCTGAATGTCAACACCCTGCTGAAGCAGAAAGCCATCTCCACCTCCATGCACTCACTGTACGGGCTGAGCctggggcagcagcagcagcagcagcagaaggccTCTGCTCTGTCGCCTAACGCCAAGGAGTTTGTGTTCCCAAGCCTGCAGGGCCAGGCCAGCCCTGGAGCTGTGTTCCCCGGGGAGGGCTCCCTGGGGCTCGGCCCTCTGCAGTACAACAATGCCTTTGAAATGTTTGCGGCCTACGGAAGCCTCAACGACAAGTCCCTAATGGACGGCCTCAACTTCAGTCTGAGCAACATGCAGTATTCTAACCAGCAATTCCAGCCAGTGATGGCTAACTAA